From Leptospira hartskeerlii, a single genomic window includes:
- a CDS encoding TfoX/Sxy family protein, whose product MSSFLTYVQDRLKVCGPLSYKNMFGGFGVYSGSQIFAMVIKDRLYFRVGQSNQAEYESAGMAPFTYAGKDGKLVRVSYWEVPEEVLEDDEDLVFWFRKSLAEANKASSLKKKTTPKKKVTKSKVSSSKKAVAKKKAARKKSVKRLVKKTITKRKVAAKKKKVRSR is encoded by the coding sequence ATGAGTTCTTTTCTTACATATGTTCAAGACAGACTAAAAGTTTGCGGTCCATTATCTTATAAGAATATGTTCGGCGGTTTCGGAGTCTATTCCGGATCTCAAATTTTTGCCATGGTCATTAAGGACCGTTTGTATTTCAGAGTTGGACAATCCAACCAAGCCGAATACGAATCTGCAGGCATGGCGCCATTTACCTACGCAGGTAAAGACGGTAAACTTGTAAGAGTTTCCTATTGGGAAGTTCCGGAAGAAGTTTTAGAAGATGACGAAGACCTTGTATTCTGGTTTAGAAAATCTTTGGCTGAAGCAAACAAAGCTTCTTCTTTAAAAAAGAAAACGACTCCAAAGAAAAAGGTTACAAAATCGAAAGTGTCTTCTTCCAAGAAGGCAGTCGCAAAGAAAAAAGCGGCTCGTAAAAAATCAGTTAAGCGTCTTGTTAAGAAAACTATAACTAAACGTAAAGTCGCAGCTAAAAAGAAGAAGGTCCGCTCTCGTTAG